One genomic segment of Streptomyces sp. NBC_00239 includes these proteins:
- a CDS encoding heavy metal translocating P-type ATPase, which yields MLDVRGLVWASQQSTVTAVLGRRPGVLEVEVNPVAQSATVVFDPRRTSLAELRGWVTECGYHCAGQSVPAHVCDPMAEPDPPATEMPGGHTGHEHAHGAGAAAVLPEPAEEARGAHAEHAEALAAPEGMPSPHEVMGHGGHGEMSMAAMVADMRNRFLVALLFSIPIVVWSPIGEDVFGWHAPVPFGLRQDVWALLLSLPVIFYSCSIFFDGAVRALRARTLDMMVLVAVAVGAGWLYSLIVTLTGGGDVFYEAATVLASFVLLGHWFEMRARGGANDAIRTLLDLAPPKALVLRGGEPVEIPTAEVMAGDLLLVRPGAKIAVDGIVEEGESEVDESMVTGESLPVHKAPGSAVVGATINANGTLRVRATKVGADTALAQIVKLVQQAQNSKAPGQRLADRAAFWLVFVALLGGAATLAVWLLATDRTLGTAMLFAITVVVITCPDALGLATPTAIMVGTGLGAKRGVLFKNAVALEASASIQTVVMDKTGTLTKGEPEVTDVITAPGTDEADLLRLVAAVERESEHPLAEAVVRHAQARSVQAASARHFENVPGHGATAVVDGHRVAIGNRRLAEREGVDLGPLAARREELAATGRTVVIATIDGQAAGLIGIADAPRETSAAAVAELHALGVEVVMLTGDNQATAQRIAQRLGIDTVIAEVLPGDKAAKIAELQRGGRKVAMVGDGVNDAPALAQADLGIAIGAGTDVAIETADLVLMRSDPLDVPTALRIGRGTLRKMRQNLGWAIGYNAIALPIAAGVFEPAFGLVLRPEIAALSMSGSSIIVAVNALALKRLRLPHAATSPSQPPRGTPAAPGPGEGHDSGHPSA from the coding sequence GTGCTGGATGTACGCGGCCTGGTGTGGGCGTCGCAGCAGAGCACGGTCACCGCGGTGCTGGGGCGGCGCCCGGGTGTGCTGGAGGTTGAGGTCAACCCGGTCGCGCAGTCAGCCACGGTCGTCTTCGACCCGCGGCGTACCTCGCTGGCCGAGCTGCGCGGCTGGGTGACCGAATGCGGCTACCACTGCGCCGGCCAGTCGGTGCCCGCCCACGTCTGCGACCCGATGGCCGAACCCGATCCACCCGCCACCGAGATGCCCGGCGGGCACACCGGGCACGAGCACGCACACGGCGCGGGCGCTGCTGCCGTACTGCCCGAACCCGCCGAGGAGGCGCGGGGCGCGCACGCGGAACATGCCGAGGCCCTCGCCGCGCCGGAGGGGATGCCGTCGCCGCACGAGGTCATGGGCCACGGCGGACACGGCGAGATGTCGATGGCGGCGATGGTCGCCGACATGCGCAACCGTTTTCTGGTCGCGCTGCTGTTCTCCATCCCGATCGTGGTCTGGTCCCCGATCGGCGAGGACGTCTTCGGCTGGCATGCCCCCGTCCCGTTCGGCCTGCGCCAAGACGTGTGGGCGCTGCTGCTGAGCCTGCCGGTGATCTTCTACTCGTGCTCGATCTTCTTCGACGGCGCCGTACGCGCCCTGCGCGCCCGCACCCTGGACATGATGGTGCTGGTGGCGGTCGCCGTCGGAGCGGGCTGGCTGTACTCCCTCATCGTCACGCTCACCGGCGGCGGCGACGTCTTCTACGAGGCGGCCACCGTGCTGGCCTCCTTCGTCCTGCTCGGCCACTGGTTCGAGATGCGCGCCCGCGGCGGCGCCAACGACGCCATCCGCACCCTGCTCGACCTCGCCCCGCCCAAGGCCCTGGTCCTGCGGGGCGGCGAACCGGTCGAGATCCCCACCGCCGAGGTCATGGCCGGGGACCTGCTGCTGGTCCGCCCCGGAGCCAAGATCGCCGTCGACGGGATCGTGGAGGAGGGGGAGAGCGAGGTCGACGAGTCCATGGTCACCGGTGAGAGCCTGCCCGTGCACAAGGCCCCCGGCTCGGCGGTCGTCGGCGCGACCATCAACGCCAACGGCACCCTGCGGGTGCGCGCCACCAAGGTAGGCGCCGACACGGCGCTGGCCCAGATCGTCAAACTCGTCCAGCAGGCCCAGAACTCCAAGGCCCCCGGTCAGCGGCTCGCCGACCGGGCGGCGTTCTGGCTGGTCTTCGTCGCCCTACTCGGCGGTGCCGCGACGCTGGCCGTCTGGCTGCTGGCCACCGACCGCACCCTGGGCACCGCCATGCTGTTCGCCATCACCGTGGTGGTCATCACCTGCCCGGACGCCCTGGGCCTGGCGACCCCCACCGCCATCATGGTCGGCACCGGCCTCGGCGCGAAACGCGGCGTACTGTTCAAGAACGCCGTCGCCCTGGAGGCATCCGCCAGCATCCAGACCGTCGTCATGGACAAGACCGGCACCCTGACCAAGGGCGAACCAGAAGTCACCGACGTGATCACCGCCCCGGGAACCGACGAGGCCGATCTGCTGCGGCTGGTCGCGGCGGTCGAGCGCGAGTCCGAGCACCCACTGGCCGAAGCCGTCGTACGCCACGCCCAGGCACGCTCCGTACAGGCTGCCAGCGCCCGGCACTTCGAGAACGTCCCCGGTCACGGAGCGACCGCCGTCGTCGACGGCCACCGCGTCGCCATCGGCAACCGCCGCCTGGCCGAACGCGAAGGCGTCGACCTCGGCCCGCTGGCTGCCCGGCGCGAGGAACTGGCCGCCACCGGCCGCACCGTCGTCATCGCCACCATCGACGGCCAGGCAGCGGGCTTGATCGGTATCGCCGACGCGCCCCGGGAGACCTCCGCCGCCGCGGTGGCCGAACTGCACGCTCTCGGCGTCGAAGTCGTCATGCTCACCGGCGACAACCAGGCAACCGCTCAGCGGATCGCGCAGCGCCTCGGCATCGACACCGTCATCGCCGAAGTCCTCCCCGGCGACAAAGCTGCGAAGATCGCCGAACTCCAGCGCGGCGGACGCAAGGTCGCCATGGTCGGCGACGGAGTCAACGACGCCCCGGCCTTGGCCCAGGCCGACCTCGGCATCGCCATCGGAGCCGGCACCGACGTCGCCATCGAGACTGCCGACCTCGTCCTGATGCGCTCCGACCCCCTCGACGTCCCCACCGCCCTGCGCATCGGCCGGGGCACCCTGCGCAAGATGCGCCAGAACCTCGGCTGGGCCATCGGCTACAACGCCATCGCCCTGCCGATCGCCGCAGGCGTCTTCGAACCCGCCTTCGGCCTGGTGCTCCGCCCGGAGATCGCCGCGCTGTCCATGTCCGGATCCAGCATCATCGTCGCCGTCAACGCCCTCGCCCTCAAACGCCTCCGCCTGCCACACGCAGCAACATCCCCCTCCCAACCACCACGAGGCACCCCCGCAGCCCCCGGCCCTGGCGAAGGCCACGACAGCGGCCACCCCAGCGCCTGA
- a CDS encoding YHS domain-containing protein, with translation MAETATDPVCGMTVEDSPTTPRITYQGRTYLFCSTACKDRFTADPDQYTEEER, from the coding sequence ATGGCAGAGACAGCCACCGATCCGGTCTGCGGCATGACGGTCGAGGACTCGCCGACCACGCCCCGCATTACCTACCAGGGGCGTACCTACCTGTTCTGCAGCACCGCCTGCAAGGACCGCTTCACCGCCGACCCGGATCAGTACACGGAAGAAGAACGATGA
- a CDS encoding MFS transporter — MKEDTVTGTGARGGPPEPTRGSHSQWLLLGTVALAWFLVLLDDTAVAIALPSLGRDLGLGLAGLEWVVNIYTLAFAVLTLWGGMLADRHGARPVFLTGLAIFVGLSLGAALSPTGSTLIGMRAGQGAGAALMGPSALALLCTSFSGPRRAAALGVWSGVGATALAIGPLLGAILTDAFGWRSIFFLNVPLGILMLIATRAVLPRRTQPAGRPGKMDIAGGIASGLGLSAMIFGLTQANTYGWRSATLWSVMGLAAAGFTVFALIERHVTTPLLDRTLLRLPNFVAANALGLASLAIMCSLFFFLSLYLQFATGFSPVQAGVTLLPLSLLVAVVAPVAGWLVSRTGARILISAGMALTAAGLFTLAGINPGWGTRQLLPGLVIAGIGIGLSSTPITTAAMGAVPEERAGIASGTLNASRMIGLSLGIAIMGAIVAAQWPGDLADSGVAPQAFTDGIATGFQVNAAIALAAAILAGTAIRTPKRQPPQDSTPGESPQPRVP, encoded by the coding sequence GTGAAAGAGGACACGGTCACCGGCACCGGCGCCCGAGGCGGCCCGCCCGAGCCGACGCGAGGGAGCCACAGCCAGTGGCTCCTCCTCGGGACCGTCGCCCTCGCCTGGTTCCTGGTGCTGCTCGACGACACCGCGGTGGCCATCGCGCTGCCCTCCCTCGGCCGTGACCTCGGCCTCGGCCTGGCAGGGCTGGAATGGGTCGTCAACATCTATACGCTCGCCTTCGCCGTACTCACCCTGTGGGGCGGCATGCTCGCCGACCGGCACGGCGCACGGCCGGTCTTCCTCACCGGGCTGGCCATCTTCGTGGGCCTCTCCCTCGGGGCGGCCTTGTCTCCGACCGGCAGTACCCTGATCGGCATGCGTGCCGGCCAGGGCGCAGGAGCGGCACTGATGGGACCGTCCGCCCTCGCCCTGTTGTGCACATCCTTCTCCGGCCCGCGCCGAGCAGCGGCCCTGGGCGTATGGTCCGGCGTCGGCGCCACCGCACTGGCCATCGGCCCCCTGCTCGGCGCGATCCTCACCGACGCCTTCGGCTGGCGCTCGATCTTCTTCCTCAACGTTCCCCTCGGCATCCTCATGCTGATCGCCACCCGCGCGGTACTGCCGAGAAGAACCCAACCCGCCGGTCGCCCGGGCAAGATGGACATCGCCGGAGGCATCGCCTCGGGACTCGGCCTGTCGGCCATGATCTTCGGCCTCACACAGGCCAACACCTACGGATGGAGATCTGCCACGCTGTGGAGCGTGATGGGCCTCGCAGCGGCCGGCTTCACCGTCTTCGCCCTGATCGAACGGCACGTCACCACACCGCTGCTGGACCGGACCCTGCTCCGGCTCCCCAACTTCGTGGCCGCCAATGCCCTGGGCCTGGCCAGCCTCGCCATCATGTGCAGCCTGTTCTTCTTCCTCTCCCTCTACCTCCAGTTCGCCACCGGGTTCTCGCCCGTGCAGGCCGGGGTGACACTGCTGCCGCTGAGCCTCCTCGTCGCCGTGGTGGCCCCGGTCGCCGGATGGCTGGTCTCCCGTACGGGCGCCCGCATCCTGATCAGCGCCGGCATGGCGCTGACAGCAGCCGGGCTCTTCACACTGGCCGGAATCAACCCCGGATGGGGAACGCGGCAACTACTGCCCGGACTCGTGATCGCCGGTATCGGAATCGGGCTGTCCAGCACACCGATCACCACAGCTGCAATGGGCGCCGTGCCCGAGGAGCGCGCCGGCATCGCCAGCGGCACCCTGAACGCCTCCAGAATGATCGGACTCTCCCTGGGAATCGCGATCATGGGCGCCATCGTCGCAGCCCAGTGGCCAGGCGACCTGGCCGACTCCGGTGTCGCCCCCCAGGCATTCACCGACGGCATCGCCACCGGATTCCAAGTCAACGCCGCGATAGCGCTCGCAGCCGCCATCCTGGCAGGCACAGCGATCCGCACCCCGAAACGGCAACCACCGCAGGACTCAACGCCCGGCGAGTCGCCGCAGCCGCGCGTGCCTTGA
- the lgt gene encoding prolipoprotein diacylglyceryl transferase, with product MDLAFLPSPSTGVVNLGPIPLRAYAFCIILGIFVALWLSSRRWAARGGYKETVGDIAMWAVPFGLVGGRLYHVITSPEAYFGAGGDPIRALYIWEGGLGIWGAIALGGVGAWIGCRRQGVSFLAFADTVAPGVALAQAIGRWGNWFNQELYGRPTTLPWGLEIDPDKRPSETIDLATYHPTFLYESLWNVGVAVLLIWASRRWALGHGRTFALYAAAYSVGRFWIEYLRIDEAHSFLGFRLNNWTSVVVFVGAVAYLVISTRRHTGVEDVSADGSKTEPPQKQTVGA from the coding sequence ATGGACCTCGCCTTTTTGCCCAGCCCATCGACCGGCGTCGTCAACCTGGGACCCATTCCACTGAGGGCTTACGCCTTCTGCATCATCCTCGGCATTTTCGTCGCCCTATGGCTCAGCAGCCGACGCTGGGCGGCGCGGGGCGGGTACAAGGAGACCGTAGGCGACATCGCCATGTGGGCCGTGCCCTTCGGCCTGGTCGGCGGACGGCTCTACCACGTAATCACCAGCCCGGAGGCGTACTTCGGAGCGGGCGGCGATCCGATCCGCGCGCTCTACATCTGGGAGGGCGGTCTGGGCATCTGGGGGGCGATCGCGCTGGGTGGCGTCGGCGCGTGGATCGGCTGCCGACGGCAGGGCGTGTCATTCCTTGCCTTCGCGGACACCGTCGCGCCCGGAGTCGCGCTGGCCCAGGCGATCGGCCGGTGGGGCAACTGGTTCAACCAGGAGCTCTACGGCAGGCCCACCACACTCCCCTGGGGCCTGGAGATCGACCCGGACAAGCGGCCGTCCGAGACCATCGATCTGGCGACGTACCACCCCACTTTCCTCTACGAATCGCTGTGGAACGTGGGCGTGGCGGTACTGCTGATCTGGGCGAGCCGCAGGTGGGCCCTTGGACACGGCAGGACCTTCGCCCTCTATGCGGCGGCGTACAGCGTCGGGCGCTTCTGGATCGAGTACCTGCGGATCGATGAAGCCCACAGCTTCCTCGGGTTCCGGCTGAACAACTGGACGTCTGTCGTGGTCTTCGTGGGCGCCGTCGCTTATCTCGTAATCTCGACGCGTCGACACACGGGGGTGGAGGACGTGTCGGCGGACGGATCCAAGACCGAGCCCCCACAGAAGCAAACGGTCGGAGCGTGA
- the lnt gene encoding apolipoprotein N-acyltransferase, whose amino-acid sequence MPVSTWAAAALGGLLLYASFPPVGMWFLAPLGPALLIVAVRGRSCRAAFAAGAVFGTAFFGPLIVWLSNLGVLPWLALTAVQTLLVALAAMLLPRLLSLRGWPLFAAAWWVAVEALRGRAPLGGFPWGRLAFGQADAPWGEWASVGGAAALSFVTALLGSLLVYGVTSWRGGHRRSSAVASCGVVALVVAPLLIPAAKPSGRSAVVAVVQGNVERERSLAEQARVRGVAQNHARQTQELADAVRRGEVPRPDVVLWPENSLDSDPQRDLELGALVADSVRQLDRPLLIGAILDGPAGQSYNAGQLWLPQQGPVASYAKRQLVPFGEYIPARSLLGGFGALQLIPRDFAAGSSQAPLIAGPVRLGDVICYEIAYDGRVRDTVLAGANLLVVQTNNATYERGVQAGQSEQQLAMARIRAIEYGRSVALASTSGVSALVTPDGRVSDRLGTWRGGYLVERLPLAEGNTLAARLGTWPELLLGAPALAGLATLLRLRRRARANPPAADLKRDPRLTNLLS is encoded by the coding sequence ATGCCCGTGAGCACCTGGGCAGCGGCGGCGCTCGGCGGCCTCCTCCTCTACGCCTCGTTCCCGCCCGTAGGCATGTGGTTCCTCGCACCGCTCGGGCCGGCGCTACTGATCGTCGCGGTCCGGGGCAGGTCCTGCCGGGCGGCATTCGCGGCCGGCGCCGTCTTCGGAACAGCCTTCTTCGGTCCGCTGATCGTCTGGCTCTCCAATCTCGGCGTGCTGCCATGGCTGGCGCTGACCGCGGTCCAGACCCTGCTCGTGGCCCTCGCCGCGATGCTCCTGCCGCGGCTGCTCTCTCTGCGGGGGTGGCCGTTGTTCGCCGCTGCCTGGTGGGTCGCGGTCGAGGCGCTTCGGGGACGGGCTCCGCTCGGTGGTTTCCCGTGGGGCAGGCTCGCCTTCGGCCAGGCGGACGCGCCGTGGGGCGAGTGGGCCTCGGTCGGTGGCGCTGCCGCGCTCTCCTTCGTCACGGCGCTGCTGGGTTCGCTGCTGGTGTACGGCGTGACGTCCTGGCGGGGCGGTCACCGACGGTCGAGTGCGGTCGCGTCGTGCGGTGTGGTCGCACTGGTGGTCGCACCGCTGCTGATCCCTGCCGCGAAGCCGTCGGGGCGGAGCGCGGTGGTGGCCGTCGTGCAGGGCAATGTCGAACGCGAGCGCTCGCTGGCCGAGCAAGCGCGGGTCCGCGGGGTGGCACAGAACCATGCACGGCAGACCCAGGAGCTGGCCGACGCCGTCCGCCGAGGTGAGGTTCCCAGGCCCGACGTGGTGCTGTGGCCCGAGAACTCCCTGGACAGCGATCCCCAGCGAGACCTGGAGCTGGGCGCCCTGGTGGCGGATTCCGTGCGGCAGCTGGACCGTCCGCTGCTGATCGGCGCCATCCTGGACGGGCCGGCCGGCCAGTCATACAACGCGGGACAGCTGTGGCTGCCTCAGCAGGGACCGGTCGCTTCGTACGCCAAACGCCAGCTCGTCCCGTTCGGCGAGTACATCCCGGCACGGTCGCTGCTCGGCGGATTCGGCGCGCTGCAGCTCATCCCCCGGGACTTCGCCGCCGGGTCCTCCCAGGCGCCTTTGATCGCGGGCCCGGTGCGGCTCGGCGATGTGATCTGCTACGAGATCGCCTACGACGGGCGAGTCCGCGACACCGTCCTGGCGGGAGCCAACCTTCTGGTCGTCCAGACCAACAACGCCACATACGAGCGCGGCGTGCAGGCCGGCCAATCCGAGCAGCAGCTCGCCATGGCCCGGATCCGTGCGATCGAATACGGACGGTCGGTCGCGCTGGCATCCACGAGCGGTGTCAGCGCCCTCGTCACACCGGACGGGAGGGTCAGCGACCGGCTGGGCACCTGGCGCGGTGGTTACCTGGTCGAGAGGCTTCCGCTCGCCGAGGGGAACACCTTGGCCGCACGGCTCGGCACGTGGCCGGAGCTTCTGCTGGGCGCACCGGCCCTCGCGGGCCTCGCGACCCTGCTGCGGCTACGGCGAAGGGCACGGGCGAATCCGCCGGCGGCGGACCTCAAGCGTGACCCACGTCTTACTAATCTACTTAGCTGA